Proteins encoded by one window of Cannabis sativa cultivar Pink pepper isolate KNU-18-1 chromosome 4, ASM2916894v1, whole genome shotgun sequence:
- the LOC115712238 gene encoding EPIDERMAL PATTERNING FACTOR-like protein 2 has product MGYEQVSSSVVCRSHRSRVRYLVICFLFLSFLSSTQFRFMAQGRVIPKEKNLSQAVSESENEEKVMVRARIGSRPPRCERRCSWCGHCEAIQVPTNPQVKSGTSKRSFNTQYARGGDDYNSNYKPMSWKCKCGNFIFNP; this is encoded by the exons ATGGGTTATGAACAAGTGAGTAGTAGTGTCGTATGCAGAAGCCACCGCAGCAGAGTTCGTTATTTGGTCATATGTTTTCTGTTTCTCTCATTTCTGAGCTCTACCCAATTCAGATTCATGGCTCAAG GCAGAGTAATTCCCAAAGAGAAAAATCTTTCCCAG GCAGTAAGTGAAAGTGAAAATGAAGAGAAAGTGATGGTAAGAGCAAGAATTGGTTCGAGGCCTCCGAGGTGTGAAAGAAGATGTAGTTGGTGTGGACACTGTGAAGCTATTCAGGTTCCAACAAATCCACAAGTGAAATCTGGTACTTCCAAAAGATCTTTCAACACCCAATACGCTAGAGGAGGAGATGATTACAACTCTAACTACAAGCCAATGAGTTGGAAATGCAAATGTGGCAACTTCATTTTCAACCCTtag